In Desulfomonile tiedjei DSM 6799, a genomic segment contains:
- the argJ gene encoding bifunctional glutamate N-acetyltransferase/amino-acid acetyltransferase ArgJ gives MTGNNQPIKGFRFSAIAAGVKKAGTERLDLALIASDIPAQAAAVTTRNLVCAAPVEIVRERLQSGLCQAALMNSGNANAYTGAQGKSDAYELTELTAKKLGISPELIVPMSTGVIGNPLPMERLRPKIPPLVERLDSSSYMDVAHAIMTTDTKPKTGILDSETSTTPFRILGMAKGAGMIAPDMATLLAVILTDVKVPPSLLKEFLVQAAAETFNRVTIDGDTSTNDTLLVLSGGHQGAIDLGQNSSDEESFFSALKTACRDLSRQIVRDGEGVTKVVDIHVLGTKNEADALKVARKIAESPLVKTAFHGEDPNWGRIVCSAGRAGVVFRPDNLDLSIGGIPIVRNGFLVSEDWETAAHAAMQQPEFTVELDLKMGNSSTTVLTTDFSEEYVSINADYRS, from the coding sequence TTGACTGGAAATAATCAACCCATCAAAGGTTTTCGATTCAGCGCCATTGCTGCCGGGGTGAAGAAAGCCGGCACGGAACGGCTCGATCTGGCGCTCATTGCATCAGATATTCCCGCACAGGCTGCCGCGGTGACCACGAGGAACCTGGTCTGCGCAGCACCCGTAGAAATTGTCCGTGAACGCCTGCAGTCAGGACTCTGTCAGGCTGCGCTCATGAATTCCGGCAACGCGAACGCTTACACAGGCGCTCAGGGCAAGTCGGACGCTTACGAGTTGACAGAGCTCACTGCGAAAAAACTGGGCATTAGTCCTGAATTGATCGTTCCCATGTCCACGGGTGTCATAGGTAACCCGCTTCCTATGGAAAGACTGAGACCGAAAATTCCGCCTCTGGTAGAACGGTTGGACTCGAGTTCGTACATGGATGTGGCGCACGCCATTATGACCACGGATACAAAACCGAAAACCGGCATTCTCGACAGCGAGACTTCCACCACTCCCTTCCGTATCCTGGGCATGGCCAAAGGAGCCGGAATGATTGCTCCGGATATGGCCACGTTGTTGGCCGTAATTCTCACGGATGTAAAAGTCCCGCCTTCGCTGCTAAAGGAATTTCTCGTACAAGCTGCTGCGGAAACGTTCAATCGCGTAACTATAGACGGCGATACGAGCACCAATGACACCTTGCTGGTGTTGAGCGGCGGTCATCAAGGTGCAATCGATCTGGGACAAAACAGTTCCGACGAGGAGAGCTTTTTCTCGGCTCTCAAAACTGCTTGCAGGGATCTCTCCCGCCAGATAGTACGGGACGGGGAAGGTGTGACCAAGGTTGTCGACATTCACGTGCTTGGAACGAAAAATGAAGCTGATGCGCTCAAGGTCGCACGAAAGATTGCCGAATCGCCTCTCGTGAAAACAGCGTTTCACGGAGAGGACCCGAACTGGGGACGCATTGTCTGCAGTGCGGGTCGTGCAGGGGTAGTATTTCGTCCGGACAATCTCGACCTTTCTATCGGCGGCATCCCAATCGTGCGCAATGGATTTCTTGTTTCAGAGGATTGGGAAACCGCCGCGCACGCGGCTATGCAGCAGCCCGAATTCACGGTCGAGCTGGATTTGAAAATGGGCAACAGTTCTACAACCGTACTGACTACCGACTTCTCGGAAGAATACGTTTCCATTAACGCGGATTACCGCTCCTGA
- a CDS encoding HAD family hydrolase, with protein MIRDIIFDLGNVLVPLNWDHAFERLIPHLSDELIHMKETRPTAFESLFYGPAVALETGKIDFAKFHEIVTAILDTPIDQKEFRDMWCSIFTLDDRMADLAESLSDDYGAWLASNTSRAHWRYIIAKYPRLSFFKGAALSFELNSMKPSPFYFQKALELFGINPKTSVFIDDIEENVLGAVNLGMTGIVYKDRMQLLDELHALGVHERV; from the coding sequence ATGATACGAGATATAATTTTCGACCTGGGAAATGTATTAGTACCATTGAACTGGGATCATGCATTTGAAAGGTTGATTCCGCACCTTTCTGATGAGTTGATTCATATGAAAGAAACCAGACCTACTGCATTCGAATCGCTCTTTTACGGGCCCGCGGTGGCTCTGGAAACGGGCAAGATCGATTTCGCCAAATTTCACGAAATAGTGACGGCCATTCTGGATACACCTATCGATCAAAAAGAATTTCGGGACATGTGGTGCTCGATTTTTACGTTGGATGACAGAATGGCCGATCTCGCGGAATCCTTGAGTGACGATTACGGAGCATGGCTTGCATCGAACACCAGTAGAGCACACTGGCGCTACATTATTGCAAAGTACCCCAGGCTTTCGTTTTTCAAGGGCGCAGCATTGTCGTTTGAGCTGAATTCCATGAAACCCTCTCCTTTCTATTTTCAAAAGGCATTGGAGCTGTTCGGGATAAATCCCAAGACTTCAGTGTTCATTGATGATATCGAAGAAAACGTCCTGGGAGCGGTCAACCTGGGAATGACAGGCATAGTTTATAAAGACCGCATGCAGTTGCTCGATGAACTGCATGCATTGGGAGTGCACGAACGAGTTTGA
- a CDS encoding acyl-CoA dehydrogenase — translation MANLLVDERDVQFVLYEQLKVEDLCQIAKFGEFSPEVFDMVLDAARKLAENELWPANADGDKIGVHLKDGQVRVPESFHRIQRLYCEGGWPSLSIDQESGGQGVPAVIGCAATECMIAANLGFMGYPGLTIGAARVLEKFGNPEQQSTYMEKLVSGEWCGTMCLTEPQAGSDVGALRTKARLNPDGTYSITGSKIFITGGDQDLTENIIHLVLARVEGAAAGTKGISIFIVPKKRIENGRLVDNDVTTVAVESKLGLHASATCALNFGERDNCVGYLIGPENSGMSIMFHMMNEARLLVGLQGLALASAAYMHSVRYANERLQGPHFSAIRDPDSPKVPILEHPDVRRMLMWMKSVTEGMRSLLYYVAKCVDLAECSTDRNDAAKYRGIVDLLIPICKAWSTDIGFRVTELAVQIHGGYGYCNEYPVEQFLRDVKITSIYEGTNGIQALDLVGRKLRMNQGALFQTFIGEVSKLVARVNENPRLKPIAARVDEAKSHLIEATVYFAQKAMSGEHAVPVLYATPYLELFGDLTIGFMLLWQAEIADEKLQAMYANAGAGTPEKQKELAESDREAAFYLGKIASAEFFSQSVLSLAQGKAKAIMQSGTGFLELPKEAFLRI, via the coding sequence ATGGCAAATCTTTTGGTAGATGAACGTGACGTTCAGTTCGTACTGTATGAACAGTTGAAAGTCGAGGACCTCTGTCAAATCGCGAAATTCGGAGAATTTTCACCTGAAGTCTTTGACATGGTATTGGATGCAGCCCGGAAACTTGCTGAAAATGAGCTCTGGCCGGCCAATGCGGACGGCGATAAGATAGGCGTGCACCTGAAAGACGGGCAGGTCCGGGTTCCCGAATCATTCCACAGGATACAGCGGCTTTACTGTGAGGGCGGATGGCCGAGTCTGTCGATCGATCAGGAATCGGGCGGTCAAGGAGTCCCTGCTGTAATCGGCTGCGCAGCAACCGAATGCATGATAGCTGCCAACCTGGGGTTCATGGGATATCCCGGTCTGACCATAGGCGCTGCCAGGGTTCTTGAAAAATTCGGCAATCCCGAACAACAAAGCACGTACATGGAGAAGCTGGTTTCCGGGGAATGGTGCGGAACCATGTGCCTTACCGAACCCCAGGCCGGAAGCGATGTCGGTGCGTTACGAACAAAAGCCCGCTTGAATCCGGATGGAACGTATTCCATTACCGGCAGCAAGATTTTCATCACCGGAGGCGATCAGGATCTGACCGAGAACATCATTCATCTCGTGCTTGCCAGAGTGGAAGGTGCGGCTGCAGGCACGAAAGGCATCAGCATCTTCATTGTGCCGAAGAAACGGATCGAGAACGGCCGATTAGTGGATAACGATGTGACCACGGTAGCTGTCGAGAGCAAATTAGGTTTGCACGCTTCCGCGACATGCGCTCTGAATTTTGGGGAACGAGATAATTGTGTCGGATATTTGATCGGCCCGGAAAACTCCGGAATGAGTATCATGTTTCACATGATGAATGAAGCACGGCTGCTGGTGGGCTTACAGGGCCTAGCACTTGCCTCCGCTGCTTACATGCATTCCGTGCGATATGCAAACGAACGGCTGCAGGGACCTCATTTCTCTGCCATCAGAGATCCCGATTCACCGAAAGTCCCAATTTTAGAGCACCCGGATGTTCGCCGCATGCTCATGTGGATGAAGAGCGTCACCGAAGGCATGAGGAGTCTGCTTTACTACGTCGCCAAATGCGTCGACCTCGCGGAATGCAGTACGGATCGAAACGACGCTGCAAAATACCGGGGTATTGTGGACCTGCTCATACCCATCTGCAAAGCATGGAGCACTGATATCGGCTTCAGAGTCACTGAATTAGCTGTGCAGATCCACGGAGGATACGGATACTGCAATGAATACCCTGTCGAGCAATTCCTGCGGGATGTGAAGATAACTTCAATCTACGAAGGAACAAACGGAATCCAGGCACTGGACCTTGTGGGCCGTAAGCTCCGGATGAACCAGGGCGCTCTGTTCCAGACTTTCATAGGAGAAGTGTCTAAACTGGTTGCCAGAGTGAACGAGAATCCCAGACTCAAACCCATTGCAGCCCGTGTGGATGAAGCGAAATCCCATCTCATCGAAGCAACCGTGTATTTCGCTCAAAAAGCCATGTCCGGAGAACATGCCGTACCAGTGCTGTATGCCACTCCTTACCTGGAATTGTTTGGAGATTTGACCATAGGCTTCATGCTTTTGTGGCAGGCAGAGATCGCAGATGAAAAGCTCCAGGCTATGTATGCCAATGCAGGAGCCGGAACTCCCGAGAAGCAAAAAGAGCTGGCCGAGTCCGATCGCGAGGCGGCTTTTTATCTGGGGAAGATAGCTTCAGCGGAATTCTTTTCCCAAAGTGTGCTCTCTCTGGCGCAAGGAAAAGCAAAGGCGATCATGCAGAGCGGGACAGGATTTCTGGAATTGCCCAAGGAAGCGTTTCTCAGGATATGA